The proteins below come from a single Afipia felis ATCC 53690 genomic window:
- a CDS encoding metal-sensing transcriptional repressor — MPHTRHPAIVKRLKRADGHLKTIIEMIEDGRPCLQIAQQLQAVESAIENAKKALIHDHISECIERPLKAAGKSNQAPLKEFKLIAKYL, encoded by the coding sequence ATGCCCCACACCAGACACCCTGCAATCGTTAAGCGTCTGAAACGCGCTGACGGCCACCTCAAAACCATTATCGAAATGATCGAGGACGGCCGCCCCTGCCTGCAGATCGCCCAGCAGCTCCAGGCCGTCGAAAGTGCCATCGAGAATGCCAAGAAAGCCTTGATTCACGATCACATCAGCGAGTGCATCGAACGGCCGCTAAAAGCCGCCGGCAAGTCGAACCAGGCGCCTCTCAAGGAATTCAAGCTGATCGCCAAATATCTGTGA
- the hisE gene encoding phosphoribosyl-ATP diphosphatase, with translation MTEAIERELRKSLSRGLKEFDSFAIPNATSHIDRRETVPLPTRQDAAGIRPEDIGPQEIDRLYHAFALVTPESYPRTARLLTSGTRRNAQKVIEEAGEVALEAIKHSRNGVIRESADLLYHLAALWHRAGIDPKDIWVEMHRRVELLGIAEKLPKTRDRDSKQEPGAQAAAAPQVPNEVRS, from the coding sequence ATGACAGAGGCTATCGAACGCGAGCTGCGCAAGAGTCTGTCGCGTGGGCTGAAAGAATTTGACAGCTTCGCGATCCCAAATGCCACATCACACATTGATCGCAGGGAAACGGTCCCGCTCCCCACGCGACAGGATGCAGCCGGCATCAGGCCTGAGGACATCGGGCCTCAGGAAATCGACCGCCTTTATCATGCCTTTGCGCTGGTGACGCCTGAGAGCTATCCGCGCACGGCCCGACTACTGACGTCCGGTACACGCCGGAACGCGCAAAAGGTCATCGAGGAAGCCGGCGAAGTGGCGCTCGAGGCGATCAAGCACAGCAGAAATGGCGTCATCCGTGAGAGCGCCGATCTTCTCTACCATCTTGCCGCGCTTTGGCATCGCGCTGGAATCGACCCGAAAGACATCTGGGTCGAGATGCACCGCCGCGTCGAATTGCTCGGGATTGCCGAGAAGCTTCCAAAGACTCGCGACCGTGATTCGAAGCAGGAGCCAGGCGCGCAAGCCGCAGCCGCTCCGCAAGTGCCGAATGAGGTGAGGTCATGA
- a CDS encoding NRAMP family divalent metal transporter translates to MTVMNEVNVQVARAAVLDEAHVGDIRGALGTIREGDYGPRKGLAARWKTLIAILGPGLIVMVGDNDAGAFGTYAQAGQNYGTTLLWTLLLLIPVLYVNQEMVVRLGAVTGVGHARLIFERFGKFWGAFSVIDLFLLNALTLVTEFIGVSLALSYLGLSQFWGVIVSALVVMVAVSTGDFRRFERFAIALVFGSLLLIPIFLMVHPPIGQIATDFFVPRMPADGKLNEVMLLIIAIVGTTVAPWQLFFQQSYIVDKRITPRFIRYERWDLCIGIILVVLGAVAMMSFAAAVFAGRPEFGNYTDALGTAVGLEKYAGRLPAVLFALALLDASIIGAAAVSLSTAYAIGDVFSLKHSLHRKPQDAKGFYGVYFGLIVLAAVLVLTPGTPLGLLTNAVQTLAGVLLPSATVFLLLLCNDKAVLGPWANSWKLNVFTGAVIAALVMLSTILTASVLFPDMNEQWIVGILIGGSILAVVVTVLTKLYQLTERKPRRRIVASRQLDPDTWRMPPLGQLPPAKLSVLSRIWMIVLRGYLVVAGGLVLFRIFELATAGA, encoded by the coding sequence ATGACTGTTATGAATGAAGTGAATGTACAGGTCGCACGCGCAGCGGTGCTGGATGAAGCTCATGTCGGCGATATCCGCGGGGCGCTCGGCACGATCCGTGAAGGCGATTATGGCCCGCGCAAGGGCCTGGCTGCGCGATGGAAGACGTTGATCGCGATCCTCGGGCCCGGGTTGATCGTGATGGTCGGCGACAACGACGCCGGTGCGTTCGGGACTTATGCCCAGGCCGGCCAGAACTACGGCACCACGCTGCTATGGACGCTGCTGCTGCTGATCCCGGTGCTCTACGTCAATCAAGAGATGGTGGTTCGCCTTGGCGCTGTGACCGGTGTCGGGCATGCGCGCCTTATCTTCGAGCGGTTCGGCAAATTCTGGGGCGCATTCAGCGTCATCGATCTATTCCTGCTCAACGCGTTGACGCTGGTGACCGAGTTCATCGGCGTGAGCCTCGCGCTGAGCTATCTGGGTCTGTCGCAATTCTGGGGTGTCATCGTATCGGCGCTGGTGGTGATGGTCGCCGTCAGTACCGGTGATTTCCGTCGCTTCGAACGGTTTGCGATCGCCCTCGTTTTCGGCAGCCTGCTATTGATTCCGATCTTTCTGATGGTGCATCCGCCGATCGGCCAGATCGCCACAGACTTCTTCGTGCCGAGAATGCCGGCGGACGGCAAGTTGAACGAGGTGATGTTGCTGATCATCGCTATCGTCGGGACCACTGTTGCGCCGTGGCAGCTATTCTTCCAGCAGAGCTACATCGTCGACAAGCGCATTACACCACGCTTCATACGTTATGAGCGATGGGACCTCTGCATCGGCATCATTCTGGTGGTGCTCGGCGCGGTCGCGATGATGAGTTTTGCGGCTGCAGTCTTTGCCGGCCGGCCCGAATTCGGCAACTACACCGATGCGCTCGGTACCGCCGTTGGGTTGGAGAAGTATGCCGGCCGGCTTCCCGCAGTGCTGTTTGCGCTTGCGCTGCTCGACGCCAGCATCATCGGGGCTGCCGCTGTCTCATTGTCGACGGCATATGCTATCGGCGACGTGTTCTCCCTCAAGCACTCGTTGCATCGCAAGCCGCAGGACGCGAAGGGATTTTACGGTGTCTACTTCGGCCTCATCGTTCTGGCGGCAGTGTTGGTGCTGACACCGGGGACGCCGCTCGGTTTGCTTACCAATGCAGTGCAGACCCTCGCAGGCGTATTGTTACCGAGCGCGACGGTGTTCTTGCTCCTGTTGTGCAACGATAAGGCCGTGCTTGGTCCGTGGGCCAACTCGTGGAAGCTGAATGTCTTCACGGGTGCAGTGATTGCGGCATTGGTGATGCTGTCGACCATTCTTACGGCTTCCGTGCTGTTTCCGGACATGAATGAACAATGGATCGTCGGGATTCTGATCGGTGGCAGCATCCTCGCGGTTGTGGTGACCGTTCTGACCAAGCTGTACCAACTGACCGAGCGCAAACCGCGCCGACGTATCGTCGCGTCGCGCCAGTTGGACCCGGACACTTGGCGCATGCCACCGCTTGGTCAGTTGCCACCAGCCAAGCTCAGCGTGTTGAGCCGGATCTGGATGATTGTGCTGCGTGGCTATCTCGTGGTTGCCGGAGGACTCGTCCTGTTCCGCATCTTCGAGCTGGCGACGGCGGGCGCATGA
- a CDS encoding carbohydrate porin, translating into MKGICIVAGGIHAIIVTSTCVSAADLPLKTPIANAYDWTGLYVGGHVGYGRGKVASDLGAQGFLFSKASFGALYGGAQIGYNYLLPSHVLLGAEVDLSFPNYLNADDVVWSGMGTPGGTTEKIDYIGTLRGRLGYASDQWLVYATGGLAWSSGHFFAVDLASGAEQTLSQVRTGWAAGGGVEFAFDARWNARLEYLYSQLGPASVAFTSGEQYGSRFDMHMIRLGLNYKLTGGTDAATPKIDASLQDNSDVWEIHGQTTYVQQGYPKFHALYSGPNSLPTSAQTKSTWTASVFIGVRPWDGGEIYYNPELLQGFGLSSTVGAGGFPNGEAQKSDFLYPHYNSSRLFLRQTFGLGGEQETVESGYGQMAGKKDISRVTVQVGKFAVHDVFDSNAYAQDPRVDFLNWSIWAAGAFDYPADKVGLTYGAVAELNQKSWALRTGYFLIGNEPNSNNFDMALFKRGGYVTELETRYALFGHPGKLRVTGWLHESFSGSYRDAVNLVLANPGLDPTDAIVSTRQGRTKYGYIFNLEQSVTDDIGVFARWSWNSGTNEISAFTDIDSSLSFGTSIGGAAWGRPSDKIGIAGAINGLSKDHRDYIAAGGLGILIGDGALNYRNEKILEAYYAYSFNKWSTLTFDYQFLADPAYNADRGPISVFSVRAHAEF; encoded by the coding sequence ATGAAAGGAATCTGCATCGTGGCGGGAGGCATCCACGCCATCATCGTAACAAGCACGTGCGTATCGGCCGCAGATTTGCCACTCAAGACGCCGATTGCGAATGCCTATGATTGGACCGGACTGTATGTGGGCGGCCATGTCGGCTATGGCCGGGGAAAGGTTGCCTCCGATTTGGGAGCTCAGGGCTTCTTATTTTCAAAAGCATCGTTTGGTGCTCTCTATGGAGGCGCGCAGATCGGTTACAATTACCTGCTGCCTTCGCACGTTCTGCTTGGGGCGGAGGTGGACCTCTCGTTTCCAAACTATCTCAACGCCGACGACGTGGTCTGGTCAGGGATGGGAACTCCGGGCGGTACCACCGAGAAAATCGATTACATCGGGACCTTGCGTGGTCGTCTCGGCTATGCGTCTGATCAGTGGCTGGTCTACGCGACTGGAGGACTTGCGTGGTCGAGCGGGCATTTCTTTGCAGTCGATCTAGCGTCGGGTGCTGAACAAACGCTCTCGCAGGTTCGGACCGGATGGGCTGCTGGTGGTGGTGTCGAGTTCGCGTTCGATGCACGCTGGAATGCACGTCTCGAATATCTATACAGCCAGCTTGGTCCCGCCAGTGTTGCGTTCACGTCGGGTGAGCAATACGGCTCGCGCTTCGACATGCACATGATCCGGCTTGGCCTCAATTATAAGCTCACCGGTGGCACGGATGCTGCCACGCCAAAGATAGATGCCTCGTTGCAGGATAACAGCGATGTTTGGGAGATTCACGGCCAGACGACCTATGTTCAGCAGGGCTATCCGAAATTCCATGCGCTCTATTCAGGCCCGAACAGTCTGCCGACATCGGCGCAGACCAAGAGCACATGGACGGCAAGTGTCTTCATTGGCGTCAGACCGTGGGATGGCGGCGAGATCTACTACAATCCTGAACTGCTTCAGGGGTTCGGACTGAGCAGCACGGTCGGCGCGGGTGGCTTCCCGAACGGCGAAGCGCAGAAGTCGGACTTTCTGTATCCGCACTACAATTCGTCACGGCTGTTTTTGCGTCAGACGTTCGGGTTGGGCGGAGAACAGGAAACGGTCGAGAGCGGCTATGGTCAGATGGCCGGGAAGAAGGACATCTCGCGGGTGACAGTTCAGGTCGGTAAATTTGCCGTGCACGATGTTTTCGACAGCAATGCATATGCACAGGATCCCCGCGTGGATTTCCTCAATTGGTCGATCTGGGCTGCGGGTGCGTTCGATTATCCGGCAGACAAGGTCGGGCTGACCTATGGTGCCGTAGCTGAGCTGAATCAGAAATCCTGGGCCCTGCGCACTGGATATTTCCTGATTGGAAATGAGCCGAATTCAAACAACTTCGATATGGCCCTGTTCAAGCGAGGCGGTTATGTCACCGAGCTTGAGACTCGCTACGCCTTGTTCGGGCACCCCGGCAAACTCCGCGTCACAGGCTGGTTGCACGAGTCGTTCTCCGGCAGCTATCGTGACGCGGTCAATCTCGTCCTGGCGAACCCGGGTCTCGATCCTACCGATGCGATCGTCAGCACGCGTCAAGGTCGTACCAAATACGGCTATATCTTCAACCTGGAGCAGTCGGTCACGGATGACATCGGCGTGTTCGCGCGCTGGAGCTGGAATAGCGGCACGAATGAGATTTCGGCTTTCACCGATATCGATTCCAGTCTGTCATTCGGCACGTCTATTGGCGGTGCCGCGTGGGGACGCCCGAGCGATAAAATCGGTATTGCCGGAGCCATCAACGGACTTTCCAAGGATCACCGGGATTATATCGCTGCTGGAGGTCTGGGAATTCTGATCGGCGATGGCGCGCTCAACTACAGGAACGAGAAGATTCTCGAAGCCTACTACGCTTACAGCTTCAATAAATGGAGCACGCTGACATTCGACTATCAATTCCTCGCGGACCCCGCCTACAACGCGGATCGTGGCCCCATCTCGGTGTTCTCGGTGCGGGCGCATGCGGAGTTCTAG
- a CDS encoding tyrosine-type recombinase/integrase yields the protein MSGKHPHKVLSTVRINSIKSKGRFADGNGLYLVVDPSGAKRWVLRTMVRGKRRDVGLGGLKLVSLAEAREKAAEFRKMAREGGDPVAERRKATKKAPTFKEAAKAVYESYKAAWKNPKHVAQWISSMEAYAFPTIGTLRVDEIETTDVMRVLSPIWLSKPETARRIRQRMKTTLDWAKASGFRSGDNPVEGVTSGLPKHTDRDNHFQAIPYKEVPKFVAALRDSNTNEIIRLAFELLILTATRTNEVLNTDWAEVDLQKKIWTIPASRMKMSREHRVPLSGRALELFKCAQKVGNEEGLVFPGRDNEKPLSNMAFLMTIRRMGFEFTAHGFRSAFRDWAAETTNFPRDVCEMALAHAIKNKTEAAYRRGDLFEKRCDLMDAWARYVEERQNGR from the coding sequence ATGAGCGGCAAACATCCCCATAAAGTTCTTTCAACCGTTCGCATCAATTCGATCAAATCAAAGGGTCGATTTGCCGACGGCAACGGGCTCTACCTCGTTGTCGATCCATCCGGTGCAAAGCGCTGGGTCCTGCGGACAATGGTTCGGGGAAAACGGCGGGACGTCGGGCTTGGGGGATTGAAGCTGGTGTCCCTTGCCGAGGCGAGGGAAAAAGCCGCCGAGTTTCGGAAGATGGCGCGGGAGGGCGGCGATCCCGTGGCGGAGCGTCGTAAGGCCACCAAAAAAGCCCCAACGTTCAAGGAAGCCGCTAAGGCCGTATACGAAAGCTACAAAGCTGCCTGGAAGAACCCCAAGCACGTTGCTCAGTGGATCAGCAGCATGGAGGCCTATGCGTTCCCTACCATTGGGACGTTACGCGTCGACGAGATCGAGACCACGGACGTCATGAGAGTCCTGTCTCCCATTTGGCTGTCCAAGCCCGAGACGGCGCGGCGGATTCGTCAGAGAATGAAGACGACTCTCGACTGGGCCAAAGCCTCCGGGTTTCGCTCAGGCGACAACCCAGTGGAGGGCGTGACCAGCGGTCTGCCGAAGCACACCGACAGAGACAACCATTTCCAAGCCATTCCATATAAGGAAGTGCCCAAGTTCGTCGCCGCTCTCCGAGATTCAAATACCAACGAGATCATCCGTCTCGCGTTTGAATTGCTGATTTTGACGGCGACCAGAACCAACGAGGTCTTGAATACGGATTGGGCTGAGGTCGACCTGCAGAAGAAGATTTGGACCATTCCCGCATCACGGATGAAGATGTCCAGAGAGCACCGGGTACCTCTTTCAGGGCGCGCTCTGGAGCTTTTTAAGTGCGCGCAAAAGGTTGGCAATGAGGAAGGTTTAGTTTTTCCGGGGCGCGACAACGAAAAGCCCCTATCCAACATGGCGTTCTTGATGACCATTCGGCGGATGGGGTTCGAGTTCACGGCCCATGGGTTTCGTTCCGCTTTCCGAGACTGGGCAGCCGAGACGACGAACTTTCCACGCGACGTCTGTGAAATGGCACTCGCTCATGCGATCAAGAATAAGACGGAAGCAGCTTATCGTCGTGGCGACTTGTTTGAAAAACGCTGCGATTTAATGGATGCGTGGGCTCGGTATGTGGAGGAGAGACAGAATGGTAGATAA
- a CDS encoding asparagine synthase-related protein encodes MGPAGLMPLLGRIVASQTVNRDVALLLSGGIDSYSVGVACEREGKRVIAYTYELEGIPSVDRTKAEILARRHGWPLKVVIVPTGDIANDFFRLVGVWRCRKKTHVEVMFPMMYVLSAIDEQDVFAGWNADDHYANTAEDQRKLAVLRRNGATANKLIAAFDDLRRNRYAAHDASESQDTFWIASQIASAAGKRLLDPYTNDTIRQFFSL; translated from the coding sequence ATGGGACCGGCCGGTCTGATGCCGTTGCTTGGACGCATTGTTGCGTCTCAGACGGTCAATCGCGATGTCGCCCTCCTGCTGTCGGGGGGTATCGACAGCTATTCGGTCGGCGTCGCCTGCGAGCGCGAGGGCAAGCGTGTGATTGCCTACACGTATGAGTTGGAAGGCATTCCGTCTGTTGATCGAACCAAGGCGGAAATCTTGGCTCGCCGTCACGGCTGGCCGTTGAAGGTCGTTATCGTTCCGACCGGGGACATCGCAAACGACTTTTTCCGCTTGGTCGGCGTTTGGAGATGCCGGAAGAAGACCCACGTCGAAGTGATGTTTCCCATGATGTACGTGCTGTCTGCCATCGACGAGCAAGACGTGTTCGCCGGTTGGAATGCCGACGATCACTACGCCAACACGGCTGAGGATCAGCGAAAGCTCGCTGTCCTTCGTCGGAACGGCGCGACCGCCAATAAACTGATCGCAGCCTTCGATGATCTCCGGCGCAATCGGTACGCCGCCCACGATGCCTCAGAGTCCCAAGACACTTTTTGGATTGCTTCTCAGATCGCCTCGGCTGCTGGGAAGAGACTTTTGGACCCGTATACCAATGACACCATCCGCCAATTCTTCTCGCTTTGA
- a CDS encoding DNA cytosine methyltransferase: MTPSANSSRFDISALSDPRKPIVREALRSIGLDVRDTDFTVNVKLQKGGGVSGLFEEALLKHPKVNFFEPKLESMVGLCRRWAKLTELARDKFAEIASQKKPVVRTIGQSASLFRRMAELRQASERSRYTVISMFAGGGGSSLGHLAAGGKVVLANEFVPEAAETYRRNFTGTFVDTRDIRELLKDEAGLLALLRGLDVDVRNIDVLDGSPPCSEFSVAGRGIADPTIMKNYSDTKQRDISGLPIDFALFALLIRPRVVVMENVPSLVTRGKAILAAIASVLGEQYFVSWVVLNANDFGVAQARRRLFFIAVRKDVGSVIGINSNFDVHRAFPNRTFMHETIRTAFADLDQTADDVRPWIYSARQTGLERAIVTLPKNPNRLTRPVQFDGEKRRNFTLTRCSWDLPAPTLTVTAQQPSGLAGAIHPDQDRKFTIPELKRLTGLPDDFQLSGTVAQAAERICRMVPPPMTQAIAESVYERVLEPYRKAIHEEG; encoded by the coding sequence ATGACACCATCCGCCAATTCTTCTCGCTTTGATATTTCTGCGCTTTCAGACCCTCGAAAGCCGATCGTACGCGAGGCATTGCGTTCGATCGGGCTTGACGTGCGGGATACCGATTTCACGGTTAACGTGAAGCTTCAGAAGGGCGGCGGGGTCAGTGGCCTCTTCGAAGAGGCGCTTCTCAAACATCCCAAAGTCAACTTCTTCGAGCCCAAATTGGAATCGATGGTCGGTCTTTGCCGACGTTGGGCTAAGCTGACCGAGCTTGCTCGTGACAAGTTTGCCGAAATCGCGTCTCAGAAAAAGCCGGTTGTTCGGACTATCGGACAAAGCGCTAGTCTATTTCGGCGTATGGCAGAACTGCGACAGGCATCGGAGCGCAGTCGCTACACGGTGATTTCCATGTTTGCAGGTGGTGGAGGGTCAAGCCTCGGCCATCTCGCTGCAGGGGGAAAGGTCGTTCTCGCGAATGAGTTCGTTCCTGAAGCCGCAGAGACCTACCGCCGCAATTTTACGGGCACTTTCGTAGACACGAGGGATATCCGGGAACTCCTCAAAGATGAAGCTGGCTTGCTGGCCCTACTGAGGGGGCTCGATGTTGATGTCCGGAATATTGATGTCCTCGACGGCTCACCACCGTGTTCGGAATTCAGCGTCGCTGGGCGGGGTATTGCTGATCCGACCATTATGAAGAACTATTCCGACACCAAGCAACGGGACATTTCGGGGCTTCCGATCGATTTTGCACTTTTTGCTCTGCTGATCCGCCCGCGGGTCGTGGTGATGGAGAATGTGCCGAGCCTCGTTACGCGTGGAAAGGCTATCTTGGCCGCCATCGCCAGCGTCTTAGGCGAGCAGTACTTCGTTTCGTGGGTGGTGCTCAACGCAAACGATTTTGGTGTTGCCCAAGCTCGTCGTCGGCTGTTTTTCATTGCGGTACGTAAAGACGTCGGATCGGTCATCGGAATCAACAGCAACTTTGACGTTCATCGGGCTTTCCCGAACAGGACGTTCATGCATGAGACGATCAGAACCGCCTTCGCGGACCTCGATCAGACAGCGGATGACGTGCGGCCGTGGATTTATTCAGCGCGCCAGACCGGCTTGGAGCGGGCAATCGTAACGCTGCCAAAGAACCCGAACCGCCTAACCCGGCCAGTGCAATTTGATGGTGAGAAGAGACGCAATTTCACCCTCACGCGCTGCTCGTGGGATCTTCCCGCGCCCACGTTGACGGTTACGGCGCAGCAGCCGTCAGGACTGGCGGGTGCGATCCACCCTGATCAAGACAGAAAGTTCACTATCCCAGAGCTGAAGCGGCTGACAGGTCTGCCCGACGACTTTCAGCTGTCCGGAACCGTTGCCCAAGCCGCCGAACGCATCTGCAGAATGGTGCCTCCACCAATGACTCAGGCCATTGCGGAAAGCGTCTACGAACGCGTGCTCGAACCCTATCGGAAGGCAATCCATGAAGAAGGCTGA
- a CDS encoding methionine biosynthesis protein MetW, translated as MKKAEFSFVDQAEGDFENHIESHVPDFAGLRREIVSLAPTLVQPGTTVLDVGCSSGMLLRLVRDEVERRRSGTFAYRGIDIVPEFQSSWDRVAAPNLSFEVADVCDQAYTSLSLAISVFTAQFVPFHRRKPLFRTLLNGLVDGGHMIVAEKLLASSARYQDALTFKYYDFKRDRGIPAEDILDKEKTLRGFMSSYTRDELIDVLKEVGFRDIQDFWCQFPFVGFIASK; from the coding sequence ATGAAGAAGGCTGAGTTTTCATTTGTAGACCAGGCAGAGGGCGACTTCGAAAACCACATCGAGTCGCACGTTCCCGACTTTGCAGGCCTTCGTCGCGAAATCGTGTCCCTCGCTCCAACGCTCGTCCAGCCAGGCACGACCGTTCTCGACGTAGGCTGTTCAAGTGGAATGCTGCTCCGATTGGTCCGCGATGAAGTCGAGAGGCGTCGCTCGGGTACCTTCGCTTATCGCGGTATCGACATCGTTCCTGAATTTCAATCAAGTTGGGATCGTGTCGCGGCACCCAATCTGTCGTTTGAGGTCGCCGATGTTTGCGATCAGGCGTATACCAGTCTCAGTTTGGCGATTAGTGTCTTCACAGCGCAGTTTGTCCCGTTCCACCGCAGGAAGCCGCTTTTTCGGACATTGTTGAACGGATTGGTAGACGGCGGTCACATGATCGTCGCGGAGAAGCTCTTGGCCTCGTCAGCGCGCTATCAGGACGCGTTGACCTTCAAATACTATGACTTCAAACGCGACCGAGGAATTCCTGCCGAGGATATTCTCGACAAAGAAAAAACGCTGCGCGGATTTATGTCTTCTTATACGAGGGATGAACTCATCGACGTGTTGAAAGAAGTGGGTTTCAGGGACATTCAAGACTTCTGGTGCCAGTTCCCTTTCGTGGGGTTCATTGCGAGCAAATGA